One segment of Streptomyces bathyalis DNA contains the following:
- the pgsA gene encoding CDP-diacylglycerol--glycerol-3-phosphate 3-phosphatidyltransferase → MTGVPASAASGGAMAKPQHKPQYEPLPGAAAGAVRRVSLWNIANILTMVRLLLVPGFVTLMMWHGGHDPAWRSFAWAAFTVAMITDLFDGELARRYDLVTDFGKIADPIADKAIMGAALACLSVLDDLPWWVTGVILFRELGITALRFWVIRHGVIPASRGGKLKTLAQGVAVGMYVLALTGPLATLRWWVMAVAVVLTVVTGLDYVRQAILLRRAGRAREREARAAEAAGPEGS, encoded by the coding sequence ATGACAGGAGTCCCGGCCTCCGCGGCGAGTGGTGGTGCGATGGCCAAACCCCAGCACAAGCCCCAGTACGAGCCCCTGCCCGGTGCTGCCGCGGGCGCGGTGCGCAGGGTGAGCCTGTGGAACATCGCCAACATCCTCACGATGGTGCGGCTGCTGCTCGTCCCCGGATTCGTGACGCTGATGATGTGGCACGGCGGGCACGACCCCGCCTGGCGCTCGTTCGCCTGGGCCGCCTTCACCGTCGCCATGATCACGGACCTCTTCGACGGGGAACTGGCCCGCCGCTACGACCTCGTCACCGACTTCGGCAAGATCGCGGATCCCATTGCCGACAAGGCGATCATGGGCGCCGCTCTGGCCTGCCTCTCCGTGCTGGACGACCTGCCCTGGTGGGTCACCGGCGTGATCCTCTTCCGTGAGCTGGGCATCACGGCGCTGCGCTTCTGGGTCATCCGGCACGGTGTGATCCCCGCCAGCAGGGGCGGCAAGCTCAAGACCCTGGCGCAGGGCGTCGCCGTGGGCATGTACGTGCTGGCGCTGACCGGGCCGCTCGCCACGCTGCGCTGGTGGGTGATGGCGGTCGCCGTCGTGCTGACGGTCGTGACCGGGCTCGACTACGTACGGCAGGCGATCCTGCTGCGCAGGGCAGGGCGTGCCCGGGAGCGGGAAGCGCGAGCCGCGGAGGCGGCCGGACCGGAGGGGTCGTGA
- the rimO gene encoding 30S ribosomal protein S12 methylthiotransferase RimO — translation MPERRTVALVTLGCARNEVDSEELAGRLAADGWDLVEEAAQADVAVVNTCGFVEAAKKDSVDALLEANDLKSGAGSDGGSRTKAVVAVGCMAERYGKELAEALPEADGVLGFDDYADISDRLQTILGGGVHAPHTPRDRRKLLPISPAERQDAAGVALPGHGDQVTAAPADLPEGVAPASGPRAPLRRRLDGSPVASVKLASGCDRRCSFCAIPSFRGSFISRRPSDVLGETRWLAEQGVREVMLVSENNTSYGKDLGDIRLLETLLPELAAVEGIERIRVSYLQPAEMRPDLIDVLTQTDKVAPYFDLSFQHSAPGVLRAMRRFGDTDRFLGLLDTIRSKSPEAGVRSNFIVGFPGESEADVAELERFLTGARLDAIGVFGYSDEDGTEAAGYEDKNAPDVVAERLERVSRLAEELTAQRAEERLGETVRVLVEAVESDEDDQDRDAHDVEGTVLVGRAAHQAPETDGHVLLRGGPAPLRGSAIGRMVEAKVVATEGVDLVAEPLHSGAEGGDEGGGGSKEAGG, via the coding sequence ATGCCCGAACGCCGCACCGTCGCCCTTGTCACGCTTGGATGCGCACGCAACGAAGTCGACTCCGAAGAGCTCGCAGGCCGCTTGGCGGCGGACGGCTGGGACCTCGTCGAAGAGGCCGCGCAGGCCGACGTCGCAGTGGTCAACACCTGTGGCTTCGTCGAGGCCGCCAAGAAGGACTCCGTCGACGCACTCCTCGAGGCCAACGACCTGAAGTCCGGCGCGGGTTCGGACGGCGGCAGCCGCACCAAGGCCGTGGTGGCCGTGGGCTGCATGGCCGAGCGGTACGGCAAGGAGCTCGCGGAGGCACTGCCCGAGGCCGACGGCGTGCTCGGCTTCGACGACTACGCCGACATCTCCGACCGGCTGCAGACCATCCTCGGCGGAGGCGTGCACGCCCCGCACACCCCCCGCGATCGCCGCAAGCTCCTGCCCATCAGCCCCGCCGAGCGGCAGGACGCCGCCGGGGTCGCGCTGCCCGGCCACGGAGACCAGGTGACGGCAGCGCCCGCCGACCTCCCGGAGGGTGTTGCTCCGGCCTCCGGGCCCCGGGCGCCCCTGCGGCGACGGCTGGACGGCAGCCCCGTCGCGTCCGTGAAGCTGGCTTCCGGCTGCGACCGGCGGTGCTCGTTCTGCGCGATCCCGTCCTTCCGCGGCTCCTTCATCTCCCGGCGGCCCTCGGACGTACTGGGCGAGACGCGCTGGCTGGCCGAGCAGGGCGTGCGCGAGGTCATGCTCGTCTCCGAGAACAACACCTCCTACGGCAAGGACCTGGGCGACATCCGGCTCCTGGAGACGCTGCTGCCCGAACTGGCCGCGGTCGAGGGCATCGAACGCATCCGGGTCAGCTACCTCCAGCCGGCCGAGATGCGCCCCGATCTGATCGACGTACTGACGCAGACGGACAAGGTCGCCCCGTACTTCGACCTGTCCTTCCAGCACTCCGCCCCGGGCGTGCTGCGGGCGATGAGGCGTTTCGGCGACACCGACCGCTTCCTCGGACTGCTGGACACGATCAGATCCAAGTCTCCGGAGGCGGGCGTCCGTTCGAACTTCATCGTGGGATTCCCCGGCGAGAGCGAGGCCGACGTCGCCGAGCTGGAGCGTTTCCTCACCGGGGCCCGCCTGGATGCCATCGGAGTCTTCGGATACTCCGACGAGGACGGGACGGAGGCGGCGGGCTACGAAGACAAGAACGCCCCCGACGTTGTCGCGGAACGCCTCGAGCGTGTCTCCCGGCTCGCGGAGGAGCTGACGGCGCAGCGTGCCGAGGAGCGGCTCGGGGAGACCGTGCGCGTGCTCGTCGAGGCCGTCGAGAGCGATGAGGACGACCAGGACCGAGACGCCCACGACGTCGAAGGGACCGTGCTCGTCGGCCGTGCCGCGCACCAGGCGCCGGAAACGGACGGGCACGTGCTGCTGAGAGGAGGTCCCGCACCGCTACGAGGCTCCGCGATCGGACGTATGGTCGAGGCGAAAGTGGTCGCCACGGAAGGCGTGGACCTGGTTGCGGAGCCTCTGCACAGCGGTGCCGAGGGGGGCGACGAGGGCGGCGGAGGCAGCAAGGAGGCCGGCGGATGA
- a CDS encoding helix-turn-helix domain-containing protein, with the protein MSIGNAAEEDRPSVGQALQQARNEARLTVDEVSTSTRVRVPIVQAIEADDFSRCGGDVYARGHVRTLARAVGLDPEELVAQYDGDHGGRPQPTPPAALFEAERIRPERRRPNWTAAMVAAIVAVVGFVGFTLVGGGGEQQPSKAKETPSSEPTDTATPSRPPETSVPEDQKPSDSPEASDSAIAAAPADKVTVQMTAEQDVWISARDHNGRLMHEGVLKKSKSKVFTDDKRLSLVLGNAGGVKLYVNGKEVKDVGEDGQVQRVSYTRGDPEAG; encoded by the coding sequence GTGTCCATCGGCAACGCAGCGGAAGAGGACCGTCCATCGGTCGGTCAAGCCCTCCAGCAAGCACGCAACGAAGCACGGCTGACTGTGGACGAAGTCAGTACGTCTACGAGAGTGCGCGTCCCCATCGTGCAGGCCATCGAGGCGGATGACTTCTCCCGCTGCGGTGGTGACGTCTACGCCCGCGGGCATGTCCGGACCCTGGCGCGCGCAGTCGGACTGGATCCCGAAGAGCTCGTCGCGCAGTACGACGGGGATCACGGTGGACGTCCCCAGCCGACCCCGCCCGCCGCGCTCTTCGAGGCCGAACGCATCAGGCCGGAGCGGCGCAGGCCCAACTGGACTGCCGCCATGGTCGCCGCGATCGTCGCGGTCGTCGGTTTCGTCGGCTTCACCCTCGTCGGAGGCGGCGGTGAGCAGCAGCCCTCCAAGGCGAAGGAGACGCCCTCGTCGGAGCCCACGGACACCGCCACTCCCTCCAGGCCTCCGGAGACCTCCGTTCCCGAGGACCAGAAGCCGTCCGACAGCCCCGAGGCATCCGACAGCGCCATCGCCGCGGCCCCCGCGGACAAGGTCACGGTGCAGATGACCGCGGAGCAGGACGTGTGGATCTCCGCGCGGGACCACAACGGCCGGCTGATGCACGAGGGTGTGCTGAAGAAGAGCAAGAGCAAGGTCTTCACCGACGACAAGCGCCTCAGCCTCGTCCTCGGCAATGCCGGCGGCGTGAAGCTGTACGTCAACGGCAAGGAAGTCAAGGACGTCGGCGAGGACGGCCAGGTCCAGCGCGTCAGCTACACGCGGGGTGACCCCGAGGCAGGCTGA
- a CDS encoding response regulator, which produces MVQKAKILLVDDRPENLLALEAILSALDQTLVRASSGEEALKALLTDDFAVILLDVQMPGMDGFETAAHIKRRERTRDIPIIFLTAINHGPHHTFRGYAAGAVDYISKPFDPWVLRAKVSVFVELYMKNVQLREQASLLRRQLENGSGSSGQAAPESAETEEGAEPHGLLTELSTRLAAVEEQAEALSKQLGDSAESATVATAAHLERKITGLRRALDALEPGAGGSATAQVPSQN; this is translated from the coding sequence ATGGTGCAGAAGGCCAAGATCCTCTTGGTCGATGACCGGCCGGAGAATCTGCTGGCGCTGGAGGCCATTCTCTCCGCGCTCGATCAGACGCTGGTGCGGGCATCGTCAGGGGAGGAAGCGCTCAAGGCGCTGCTGACGGACGACTTCGCGGTCATCCTGCTCGATGTGCAGATGCCCGGCATGGACGGCTTCGAGACGGCTGCCCACATCAAGCGCCGGGAGCGCACGCGGGACATCCCGATCATCTTCCTGACGGCCATCAACCACGGCCCGCACCACACCTTCCGGGGATACGCGGCGGGCGCGGTCGACTACATCTCCAAGCCGTTCGACCCGTGGGTGCTGCGCGCCAAGGTCTCCGTGTTCGTCGAGCTCTACATGAAGAACGTCCAGCTGCGTGAGCAGGCGTCACTGCTGCGGCGTCAGTTGGAGAACGGCAGCGGCTCCTCCGGCCAGGCGGCGCCGGAGAGCGCCGAGACCGAGGAGGGCGCCGAGCCCCATGGACTGCTGACCGAGCTGTCCACGCGCCTCGCCGCCGTGGAGGAACAGGCCGAAGCTCTGTCAAAGCAGCTGGGCGACAGCGCGGAGTCGGCCACCGTCGCAACGGCCGCGCACCTCGAACGCAAAATCACCGGGCTGCGCCGGGCACTTGACGCCCTGGAACCCGGCGCGGGCGGCAGCGCCACGGCCCAGGTGCCCTCGCAGAACTGA
- a CDS encoding FtsK/SpoIIIE family DNA translocase, translating to MASRTSGSGKAAKKAPAKKAAAKKAPAKKATAKKAAARKPPAKAKAKAAPKPAPSPTGGIYRLVRACWLGVAHTLGALLRGIGRSTKGLDPAHRKDGLALLLVGIALVIAAGTWSNLKGSVGELVKMLITGAFGRLDLLVPVLLGVIAVRLIRHPEKPEANGRIVVGLSALVVGGLGLVHIACGAPGRGAGESAIQDSGGLIGWASSRPLIETVGGSLAVPLLVLVAVFGLLVVTATPVNAIPRRMRALAVRLGLADPPAGPREFEDDEADVERRPARGRAHSMRKEYLDPAQAEKEALDERRSSRKGRARRSGAAAGAGQSDESFDVAAGAAASLDGALLHGVQPSQLVADLSNGVSSGERNKTFGTENESESGARRERDETGAGRREDTPVPDLTKSSARKDPEGLPPRAEQLQLSGDITYSLPSLDLLERGGPGRTRSAANDRVVESLTNVFSEFKVDAAVTGFTRGPTVTRYVIELGPAVKVEKITALTKNIAYAVASPDVRIISPIPGKSAVGIEIPNSDREMVNLGDVLRSAEAAGEEHPMLVGLGKDVEGGYVSANLARMPHILIAGATGSGKSSCINCLITSVLARATPEDVRMVLVDPKRVELTAYEGIPHLITPIITNPKKAAEALQWVVREMDLRYDDLAAYGYRHIDDFNAAVRSGKATAPEGSERELAPYPYLLVIVDELADLMMVAPRDVEDAIVRITQLARAAGIHLVLATQRPSVDVVTGLIKANVPSRLGFSTSSLADSRVILDQAGAEKLIGKGDGLFLPMGANKPVRMQGAWVGEDEIHGIVEHCKAQMSPVFRDDVVVGQSKKKEIDEEIGDDLDLLCQAAELVVSTQFGSTSMLQRKLRVGFAKAGRLMDLMESRGVVGPSEGSKARDVLIKPDELDGVLAVIRGESHP from the coding sequence ATGGCCTCTCGTACGTCAGGCTCCGGAAAGGCAGCCAAGAAAGCACCCGCGAAGAAGGCTGCCGCAAAGAAGGCGCCGGCGAAGAAGGCCACCGCCAAGAAGGCAGCTGCCCGTAAGCCTCCCGCCAAGGCGAAAGCCAAAGCGGCACCCAAGCCGGCTCCGTCGCCCACCGGCGGTATCTACCGGCTGGTGCGGGCCTGCTGGCTCGGTGTCGCGCACACCCTCGGTGCGCTCCTGCGCGGCATAGGGCGCAGCACCAAGGGGCTCGACCCGGCCCACCGCAAGGACGGGCTGGCCCTGCTGCTCGTCGGCATCGCTCTGGTCATCGCCGCGGGCACCTGGTCCAACCTCAAGGGCAGCGTCGGCGAGCTCGTCAAGATGCTCATCACGGGGGCGTTCGGCCGGCTCGATCTGCTCGTGCCGGTGCTCCTCGGTGTCATCGCCGTACGCCTCATCCGGCACCCGGAGAAGCCGGAGGCCAACGGCCGTATCGTCGTGGGACTTTCGGCGCTCGTGGTGGGCGGGCTCGGGCTCGTGCACATCGCCTGCGGCGCGCCCGGGCGTGGCGCGGGCGAGAGCGCCATCCAGGACTCGGGGGGCCTCATCGGCTGGGCCTCGTCGCGGCCCCTGATCGAGACGGTCGGCGGATCGCTTGCCGTGCCGCTGCTCGTCCTGGTCGCCGTGTTCGGTCTGCTGGTCGTCACCGCCACGCCCGTCAACGCGATCCCGCGGAGGATGCGTGCGCTGGCCGTGCGGCTGGGCCTCGCGGACCCGCCTGCCGGGCCAAGGGAGTTCGAGGACGACGAGGCCGACGTGGAGCGCCGCCCGGCGCGGGGACGTGCGCACAGCATGCGCAAGGAGTACCTCGATCCGGCGCAGGCGGAGAAGGAAGCCCTCGATGAGCGCCGCTCCTCGCGCAAGGGCCGTGCCCGCCGCAGCGGCGCGGCCGCGGGCGCCGGCCAGTCGGACGAGTCGTTCGACGTCGCCGCGGGCGCGGCGGCCTCGCTCGACGGGGCGCTGCTGCACGGCGTGCAGCCCTCGCAGCTCGTCGCCGACCTGAGCAACGGTGTCTCCTCCGGCGAGCGGAACAAGACTTTCGGCACTGAGAACGAGTCCGAGAGTGGCGCGCGTCGCGAGCGCGACGAGACCGGCGCGGGCCGGCGTGAGGACACACCGGTACCCGATCTGACGAAGTCCTCCGCCCGCAAGGACCCGGAGGGGCTGCCGCCGCGCGCCGAACAGCTCCAGCTCTCCGGCGACATCACGTACTCGCTGCCCTCCCTCGACCTCCTGGAGCGGGGCGGGCCGGGCCGCACGCGCAGTGCCGCCAACGACCGCGTGGTGGAGTCCCTGACGAACGTCTTCAGCGAGTTCAAGGTGGATGCCGCGGTCACCGGCTTCACCCGCGGCCCGACCGTCACCCGGTACGTGATCGAACTCGGTCCGGCCGTGAAGGTCGAGAAGATCACGGCACTGACGAAGAACATCGCCTACGCCGTGGCAAGCCCGGATGTGCGCATCATCAGCCCCATCCCGGGCAAGTCCGCGGTCGGCATCGAGATCCCCAACAGCGACCGGGAGATGGTGAATCTCGGTGACGTGCTGCGCTCCGCCGAGGCGGCGGGCGAGGAGCACCCGATGCTCGTGGGCCTCGGCAAGGACGTCGAAGGGGGCTACGTCTCGGCCAATCTCGCCCGCATGCCGCACATACTGATCGCGGGAGCGACCGGTTCCGGCAAGTCCTCGTGCATCAACTGTCTGATCACCTCCGTGCTGGCCCGTGCCACCCCGGAGGACGTGCGGATGGTCCTCGTCGACCCCAAGCGGGTCGAACTGACCGCCTACGAAGGCATTCCGCACCTCATCACGCCCATCATCACCAACCCCAAGAAGGCCGCGGAGGCCCTGCAGTGGGTCGTGCGCGAGATGGATCTGCGCTACGACGACCTGGCGGCTTACGGGTACCGGCACATCGACGACTTCAACGCGGCCGTGCGCAGCGGCAAGGCGACGGCGCCGGAGGGCAGCGAGCGGGAGCTGGCGCCGTACCCGTACCTCCTGGTCATCGTCGACGAGCTGGCCGACCTGATGATGGTGGCCCCGCGCGACGTCGAGGACGCGATCGTTCGGATCACGCAGCTCGCGCGTGCGGCGGGCATCCACCTGGTGCTGGCGACGCAACGTCCGTCCGTCGACGTCGTCACCGGCCTGATCAAGGCCAACGTGCCCTCCCGGCTGGGCTTTTCCACTTCGTCCCTCGCCGACAGCCGTGTGATCCTCGACCAGGCCGGTGCGGAGAAGCTGATCGGCAAGGGCGACGGGTTGTTCCTGCCCATGGGCGCGAACAAGCCGGTGCGCATGCAGGGGGCCTGGGTCGGCGAGGACGAGATCCACGGGATCGTCGAGCACTGCAAGGCTCAGATGTCCCCCGTCTTCCGGGACGACGTCGTCGTCGGGCAGAGCAAGAAGAAGGAGATCGACGAGGAGATCGGCGACGATCTGGACCTCCTCTGCCAGGCGGCCGAACTTGTCGTCTCGACCCAGTTCGGTTCGACGTCGATGCTGCAGAGGAAGCTGCGTGTGGGCTTCGCCAAGGCCGGGCGGCTGATGGATCTGATGGAGTCGCGTGGCGTGGTCGGGCCCAGCGAGGGATCCAAGGCGCGGGATGTTTTGATCAAGCCTGATGAACTTGATGGTGTGCTGGCCGTGATCCGCGGGGAGTCTCACCCGTAA